In the Nomascus leucogenys isolate Asia chromosome 5, Asia_NLE_v1, whole genome shotgun sequence genome, one interval contains:
- the FCMR gene encoding fas apoptotic inhibitory molecule 3 isoform X1, which yields MDFWLWPLYFLPISGALRILPEVKVEGELGGSVTIKCPLPEMHMRIYLCRMAGSGTCGTVVSTTNFIKAEYKGRVTLKQRPHKNLFLVEVTQLTESDSGVYACGAGMNTDRGKTKKVTLNVHSEYEPSWEEQPMAKTPKWFHLPYLFQMPAYTSSSKFVTRVTTPAQRTKVPPVHHSSPTTQITHRPRVSRASSVAGDKPPTFLPSSTASKISALEGLLKPQTPSYNHHTRLHRQRALDYGSQSGREGQGFHILVPTILGLFLLALLGLVVKRAVERRKALSRRARRLAVRMRALESSQRPRGSPRPRSQNNIYSACPRRARGADAAGKGEAPVPGPGAPLPPAPLQVSESPWLHAPSLKTSCEYVSLYHQPATKMEDSDSDDYINVPA from the exons TATCAGGGGCCCTGAGGATCCTCCCAGAAGTAAAGGTAGAGGGGGAGCTGGGCGGATCAGTTACCATCAAGTGCCCACTTCCTGAAATGCATATGAGGATATATCTGTGCCGGATGGCTGGATCTGGAACATGCGGTACTGTGGTATCCACCACCAACTTCATCAAGGCAGAATACAAGGGCCGAGTCACTCTGAAGCAACGCCCACACAAGAATCTGTTCCTAGTGGAGGTAACACAGCTGACCGAAAGTGACAGCGGAGTCTACGCCTGTGGAGCAGGCATGAACACAGACCGGGGAAAGACCAAGAAAgtcaccctgaatgtccacagtG AATACGAGCCATCATGGGAAGAGCAGCCAATGGCTAAGACTCCAAAATGGTTTCATCTGCCCTATTTGTTCCAGATGCCTGCATATACCAGTTCTTCCAAATTCGTAACCAGAG TTACCACACCAGCTCAAAGGACCAAGGTCCCTCCAGTCCACCactcctcccccaccacccaaATCACCCACCGCCCTCGAGTGTCCAGAGCATCTTCAGTAGCAGGTGACAAGCCCCCAACCTTCCTGCCATCCTCTACAGCCTCAAAAATCTCAGCTCTGGAGGGGCTGCTCAAGCCCCAGACGCCCAGCTAcaaccaccacaccaggctgcaCAGGCAGAG agCATTGGACTATGGCTCACAGTCTGGGCGGGAAGGCCAAGGATTTCACATCCTGGTCCCGACCATCCTGGGCCTTTTTCTGCTGGCACTTCTGGGGCTGGTGGTGAAAAGAGCTGTCGAGAGGAGGAAAG CCCTCTCCAGGCGGGCCCGCCGACTGGCCGTGAGGATGCGCGCCCTGGAGAGTTCCCAGAGGCCCCGCGGGTCGCCGCGACCGCGCTCCCAAAACAACATCTACAGCGCCTGCCCGCGGCGCGCTCGTGGAGCGGACGCTGCAG GCAAGGGGGAGGCCCCCGTTCCAGGCCCCGGAGCGCCGTTGCCCCCCGCCCCGCTGCAG GTGTCTGAATCTCCCTGGCTCCATGCCCCATCTCTGAAGACCAGCTGTGAATACGTGAGTCTCTACCACCAGCCTGCCACCAAGATGGAGGACAGTGATTCAGATGACTACATCAATGTTCCTGCCTGA
- the FCMR gene encoding fas apoptotic inhibitory molecule 3 isoform X2, with product MDFWLWPLYFLPISGALRILPEVKVEGELGGSVTIKCPLPEMHMRIYLCRMAGSGTCGTVVSTTNFIKAEYKGRVTLKQRPHKNLFLVEVTQLTESDSGVYACGAGMNTDRGKTKKVTLNVHSEYEPSWEEQPMAKTPKWFHLPYLFQMPAYTSSSKFVTRVTTPAQRTKVPPVHHSSPTTQITHRPRVSRASSVAGDKPPTFLPSSTASKISALEGLLKPQTPSYNHHTRLHRQSPLQAGPPTGREDARPGEFPEAPRVAATALPKQHLQRLPAARSWSGRCRQGGGPRSRPRSAVAPRPAAGV from the exons TATCAGGGGCCCTGAGGATCCTCCCAGAAGTAAAGGTAGAGGGGGAGCTGGGCGGATCAGTTACCATCAAGTGCCCACTTCCTGAAATGCATATGAGGATATATCTGTGCCGGATGGCTGGATCTGGAACATGCGGTACTGTGGTATCCACCACCAACTTCATCAAGGCAGAATACAAGGGCCGAGTCACTCTGAAGCAACGCCCACACAAGAATCTGTTCCTAGTGGAGGTAACACAGCTGACCGAAAGTGACAGCGGAGTCTACGCCTGTGGAGCAGGCATGAACACAGACCGGGGAAAGACCAAGAAAgtcaccctgaatgtccacagtG AATACGAGCCATCATGGGAAGAGCAGCCAATGGCTAAGACTCCAAAATGGTTTCATCTGCCCTATTTGTTCCAGATGCCTGCATATACCAGTTCTTCCAAATTCGTAACCAGAG TTACCACACCAGCTCAAAGGACCAAGGTCCCTCCAGTCCACCactcctcccccaccacccaaATCACCCACCGCCCTCGAGTGTCCAGAGCATCTTCAGTAGCAGGTGACAAGCCCCCAACCTTCCTGCCATCCTCTACAGCCTCAAAAATCTCAGCTCTGGAGGGGCTGCTCAAGCCCCAGACGCCCAGCTAcaaccaccacaccaggctgcaCAGGCAGAG CCCTCTCCAGGCGGGCCCGCCGACTGGCCGTGAGGATGCGCGCCCTGGAGAGTTCCCAGAGGCCCCGCGGGTCGCCGCGACCGCGCTCCCAAAACAACATCTACAGCGCCTGCCCGCGGCGCGCTCGTGGAGCGGACGCTGCAG GCAAGGGGGAGGCCCCCGTTCCAGGCCCCGGAGCGCCGTTGCCCCCCGCCCCGCTGCAG GTGTCTGA
- the IL24 gene encoding interleukin-24 → MNFQQRLQSLWSLARSHGSRLPSCPPLLATASQMQMAALPCLGFTLLLWSQVPGAEGQEFQFGPCQVKGVVPQKLWEAFWAVKDTLDAESCYLVHTLLEFYLKTVFKTYHNRTVEVRTLKSFSTLANNFVLIVSQLQPSQENEMFTIRDSAHRRFLLFRRAFKQLDIEAALTKALGEVDILLTWMQKFYKL, encoded by the exons ATGAATTTTCAACAGAGGCTGCAAAGCCTGTGGAGTTTAGCCAGgagccatggctcacgcct accctcctgccctcctttgCTGGCGACGGCCTCTCAAATGCAGATGGCTGCGCTCCCTTGCCTGGGTTTTACCCTGCTTCTCTGGAGCCAGGTACCAGGGGCCGAGGGCCAAGAATTCCAATTTGGGCCCTGCCAAGTGAAGGGGGTTGTTCCCCAGAAACTGTGGGAAGCCTTCTGGGCTGTGAAAGACACTCTG GATGCTGAGAGCTGTTACCTTGTCCACACCCTGCTGGAGTTCTACTTGAAAACTGTTTTCAAAACCTACCACAATAGAACAGTTGAAGTCAGGACTCTGAAGTCATTCTCTACTCTGGCCAACAACTTTGTTCTCATCGTGTCACAACTGCAACCCAGT CAAGAAAACGAGATGTTTACCATCAGAGACAGTGCACACAGGCGGTTTCTGCTATTCCGGAGAGCATTCAAACAG TTGGACATAGAAGCAGCTCTGACCAAAGCCCTTGGGGAAGTGGACATTCTTCTGACCTGGatgcagaaattctacaagctcTGA
- the FCMR gene encoding fas apoptotic inhibitory molecule 3 isoform X3 → MDFWLWPLYFLPKYEPSWEEQPMAKTPKWFHLPYLFQMPAYTSSSKFVTRVTTPAQRTKVPPVHHSSPTTQITHRPRVSRASSVAGDKPPTFLPSSTASKISALEGLLKPQTPSYNHHTRLHRQRALDYGSQSGREGQGFHILVPTILGLFLLALLGLVVKRAVERRKALSRRARRLAVRMRALESSQRPRGSPRPRSQNNIYSACPRRARGADAAGKGEAPVPGPGAPLPPAPLQVSESPWLHAPSLKTSCEYVSLYHQPATKMEDSDSDDYINVPA, encoded by the exons AATACGAGCCATCATGGGAAGAGCAGCCAATGGCTAAGACTCCAAAATGGTTTCATCTGCCCTATTTGTTCCAGATGCCTGCATATACCAGTTCTTCCAAATTCGTAACCAGAG TTACCACACCAGCTCAAAGGACCAAGGTCCCTCCAGTCCACCactcctcccccaccacccaaATCACCCACCGCCCTCGAGTGTCCAGAGCATCTTCAGTAGCAGGTGACAAGCCCCCAACCTTCCTGCCATCCTCTACAGCCTCAAAAATCTCAGCTCTGGAGGGGCTGCTCAAGCCCCAGACGCCCAGCTAcaaccaccacaccaggctgcaCAGGCAGAG agCATTGGACTATGGCTCACAGTCTGGGCGGGAAGGCCAAGGATTTCACATCCTGGTCCCGACCATCCTGGGCCTTTTTCTGCTGGCACTTCTGGGGCTGGTGGTGAAAAGAGCTGTCGAGAGGAGGAAAG CCCTCTCCAGGCGGGCCCGCCGACTGGCCGTGAGGATGCGCGCCCTGGAGAGTTCCCAGAGGCCCCGCGGGTCGCCGCGACCGCGCTCCCAAAACAACATCTACAGCGCCTGCCCGCGGCGCGCTCGTGGAGCGGACGCTGCAG GCAAGGGGGAGGCCCCCGTTCCAGGCCCCGGAGCGCCGTTGCCCCCCGCCCCGCTGCAG GTGTCTGAATCTCCCTGGCTCCATGCCCCATCTCTGAAGACCAGCTGTGAATACGTGAGTCTCTACCACCAGCCTGCCACCAAGATGGAGGACAGTGATTCAGATGACTACATCAATGTTCCTGCCTGA